The Thermococcus peptonophilus genomic sequence GGGACATAAACAACATCACTAACTACTTCAGGAAGAAGGGGGTTGATGTTGAAAATCCAGAGGAGAAGTTCCGCGAGCTTGTTGAGAGGTGAGATTATGGACGAGTTTGAGAGGCTCCTTAAGAAGTACGAGCGCGTTGATAAAGACGGCAGGTTTGGGAGAGAAGAGGATGGGGAAGAGATCACTTTCACCGCTCTTGGTGAGCAGGAGGAGTTCGTTAAAATCCCGAAGGAGAGGATAGCGGTACTCATCGGAAAGAAGGGACAGACGAAGAAGGAGATTGAGAGAAGAACCAAGACAAAGATAGAAGTGGACAGCGAGACCGGTGAAGTCTTCATAACAGCGACGGAAGAAACCGAAGACCCGCTGGCAGTGTGGAAGGCCAGGGACGTGGTCATGGCAATCGGAAGGGGCTTCTCTCCCGAGAGGGCTTTCAGGCTCTTCAACGAGGGGGAGACCCTTGAGGTGGTGAACCTCACCGACATCGTTGTCGGCAA encodes the following:
- a CDS encoding KH domain-containing protein, which codes for MDEFERLLKKYERVDKDGRFGREEDGEEITFTALGEQEEFVKIPKERIAVLIGKKGQTKKEIERRTKTKIEVDSETGEVFITATEETEDPLAVWKARDVVMAIGRGFSPERAFRLFNEGETLEVVNLTDIVVGNEKNALPRVRGRIIGRKGRTREIIEEMSGADISVYGKTVAIIGNPIQVEVAKTAVEKLARGSPHGVVYRYLERRKKDLELEATTYYEALEGKLPEDLDESGEEEE